The following are encoded in a window of uncultured Sphaerochaeta sp. genomic DNA:
- a CDS encoding adenosylcobalamin-dependent ribonucleoside-diphosphate reductase, giving the protein MSVAKNELNPLGRKIFLDRYALKDVQKETLKVGDVVVAVSNPKTGQREIGIVSELNDGDAITVKLDEGTILHVKREDVDKPLETDPAQMLARVAKGIASQEKPEVRKQWEKEFNWLLEDWKFVPGGRILTGAGTDQNLTYFNCYVIPSPKDSRGGIIASLGQMTEIMSRGGGVGMNISSLRPRHSYVKGVNGRSSGSVSWGGLFSFVTGLIEQGGSRRGALMLILNVWHPDILDFIESKREMGKITNANISVGITDDFMDAVRSDGDWHTYFPDTTDPDYNEKWDGDIEKWKKSGHKVQVYQTMKARKIWDAIVESAWASAEPGVFFIDRYNKMSNSWYYSSIQSTNPCGEQGLPPWGVCNLGSINLSRFVKNKKVNYKDLGRAVRLAVRFLDDVIDDTPYFFEENKRQQQSERRIGLGTMGLADMLIKMELAYGSEESLTFIEELYKFICVEAYAESCDLAKEKGSFSLFDAEKLLESGFMKQMPEEIRQKVREQGLRNVTLLTQAPTGTTGTMVNTSTGIEPYYFWEWERTGRMGTNIERVKVYDDWVKENPGAKKPDYFVSAMDLAPEGHVKVQAAIQKWVDSSISKTGNTPKEYTVEQTGNLYELLYDLGCKGGTTYRDGSRDTQVLTVKKEEKKEAPVVTRSSEPKPRVRSTVLRGTTYRKATPIGTAYITVNCDGPDPSDIFEVFINVAKVGSDVAADAEGLGRLISLLLRMPSPLTPDQRAQAIISQLSGIGSGRSMGFGRNRVMSLPDAVAQVLQQHIGSTDSDRDASRLPDEEDEDEDVGQLDLGLPASGSSVKPDICPICGNVTFVNIEGCKKCFSCGHSEC; this is encoded by the coding sequence ATGAGCGTTGCTAAGAATGAATTGAATCCGTTGGGTCGTAAGATTTTCCTTGACCGTTATGCACTGAAAGATGTCCAGAAGGAGACGCTGAAGGTTGGGGATGTTGTGGTTGCCGTAAGCAACCCAAAGACTGGTCAGCGAGAGATTGGGATAGTAAGCGAATTGAACGACGGGGATGCCATCACCGTCAAGCTTGATGAAGGTACTATCTTGCACGTGAAGCGTGAGGATGTTGACAAGCCGCTTGAGACCGACCCAGCACAGATGCTTGCTCGTGTAGCGAAAGGTATTGCTTCCCAAGAGAAGCCGGAGGTGCGAAAGCAATGGGAAAAAGAGTTCAATTGGCTCCTGGAGGACTGGAAGTTTGTCCCTGGAGGCAGGATTCTCACCGGTGCGGGAACGGATCAGAACCTAACCTATTTCAACTGCTACGTGATCCCTTCCCCGAAGGACAGTCGTGGTGGCATCATAGCCTCTTTAGGCCAGATGACCGAAATTATGAGCCGAGGGGGGGGAGTGGGTATGAACATATCGTCCCTCAGGCCACGGCACAGCTACGTCAAGGGCGTAAACGGCCGCTCCAGTGGCTCGGTAAGCTGGGGCGGGCTCTTCAGCTTCGTAACCGGCTTGATTGAACAGGGTGGCTCCCGTCGTGGTGCCTTGATGTTGATTCTCAATGTCTGGCATCCCGATATTCTCGATTTTATTGAGTCCAAGCGGGAAATGGGCAAGATAACCAATGCAAACATCTCTGTCGGAATTACCGATGATTTCATGGATGCGGTACGCAGTGATGGGGATTGGCATACCTATTTCCCTGATACCACCGACCCTGATTATAATGAAAAGTGGGACGGTGATATCGAGAAATGGAAGAAGAGTGGGCATAAGGTCCAGGTGTACCAGACAATGAAGGCAAGAAAGATTTGGGATGCCATTGTAGAGAGTGCCTGGGCAAGTGCTGAACCTGGGGTTTTCTTTATCGATCGCTACAACAAGATGTCCAACTCTTGGTACTACTCCTCCATCCAGAGCACCAATCCTTGTGGGGAGCAGGGTCTTCCTCCTTGGGGTGTCTGCAATCTTGGCTCCATCAACCTCAGTAGGTTTGTGAAGAACAAGAAGGTGAATTACAAGGATTTAGGCAGGGCAGTTCGCTTGGCAGTCCGTTTCCTTGATGATGTCATTGATGATACCCCCTACTTCTTCGAGGAGAACAAGAGGCAGCAGCAGAGTGAGCGCCGTATCGGGCTAGGGACCATGGGTCTTGCTGATATGTTGATCAAGATGGAACTCGCCTATGGCAGCGAAGAGTCCCTCACCTTTATTGAGGAGCTGTACAAGTTCATCTGCGTTGAAGCCTATGCAGAGAGTTGTGATCTTGCAAAGGAGAAGGGAAGCTTCTCCCTGTTCGACGCTGAGAAGTTGCTTGAGAGCGGCTTCATGAAGCAGATGCCGGAAGAGATCCGGCAGAAAGTCCGCGAGCAGGGATTGAGGAATGTCACCCTCCTGACGCAGGCCCCTACTGGAACCACCGGTACGATGGTCAATACCTCAACTGGAATAGAGCCCTATTATTTCTGGGAGTGGGAGCGAACTGGAAGGATGGGAACGAACATCGAGCGGGTTAAGGTGTATGATGACTGGGTAAAGGAAAATCCCGGAGCGAAGAAGCCTGATTACTTCGTCTCTGCTATGGATCTTGCTCCTGAAGGACATGTCAAGGTGCAGGCAGCAATCCAGAAGTGGGTCGATTCCTCTATCTCCAAGACAGGCAATACTCCCAAGGAGTACACGGTAGAGCAGACAGGCAATCTCTATGAGTTGCTCTATGACCTTGGTTGCAAGGGTGGTACCACCTATCGTGATGGATCACGTGATACACAGGTCTTGACGGTCAAGAAAGAGGAGAAGAAGGAAGCTCCTGTGGTGACCCGTTCCAGTGAACCAAAGCCACGGGTACGCTCCACTGTCTTGAGGGGAACCACCTACCGTAAGGCCACTCCAATTGGAACGGCGTACATCACCGTAAACTGTGATGGTCCGGATCCAAGCGATATTTTTGAGGTTTTCATCAATGTAGCAAAGGTGGGCAGTGATGTGGCAGCCGATGCAGAAGGACTGGGAAGACTGATCAGCTTGTTGCTTCGCATGCCTTCTCCCCTGACCCCGGACCAACGTGCCCAGGCGATCATCAGCCAGCTTTCAGGGATCGGAAGTGGTCGCTCCATGGGATTCGGGCGAAACCGGGTAATGAGCCTGCCTGATGCAGTAGCACAGGTTCTGCAACAGCATATCGGTTCAACCGACTCCGATCGTGATGCCTCCCGTCTTCCTGATGAGGAGGATGAGGATGAAGATGTTGGTCAGCTGGACCTTGGCCTTCCTGCTTCCGGTAGCTCCGTGAAGCCCGATATCTGCCCGATCTGCGGTAATGTCACTTTTGTGAATATCGAAGGTTGCAAGAAATGTTTCTCTTGCGGCCATAGTGAGTGTTGA
- a CDS encoding MFS transporter: MGNTRITRPLVAGFSLYRGLEKNVYILFIIRIINRFGDFVQLLLVLILTGKLGLSPAQAGFFVSFSVIATMVGQFSSGYIADRWGRKTPLVICQAVVSLSYLASAVMFSSFPHLVPYLILLSSPFRGGTSPLTNTMVADFSPSDQLSRSFSLLYLGTNIGVALGPVAASFLYARSIVLLFVFSSFLIFLSTLLLLRGIPKSETLYTKETATTAKKLRMPPILILFLILFALYGLAYAQNTFTLPLQFASLYGEVLGSSRYALLMTINAVTVLVATAFLTTWTHRLGQLPSMAIAMLFYVVGYGMYAGCTVFPLFLVATCIWTFGEILMATNANVFVNAYAPPSLRSRCNSSLTIASSLGHSIAPTGGGLLLAVSGYSQLWGISAGLCFLLGCGYIALNKYLKS; encoded by the coding sequence ATGGGAAATACACGTATAACCCGTCCTCTTGTGGCGGGTTTTTCCTTGTACAGAGGTCTGGAGAAGAATGTTTATATTCTGTTCATAATCCGAATCATCAATAGGTTCGGGGATTTTGTGCAGCTGCTTCTGGTCCTCATTCTTACCGGAAAACTGGGGCTCTCTCCAGCCCAAGCGGGATTCTTTGTCTCTTTCAGCGTTATTGCCACCATGGTTGGTCAGTTCTCCAGTGGGTATATTGCTGACCGATGGGGAAGAAAGACTCCTCTGGTAATCTGTCAGGCTGTGGTCAGTCTCTCCTATCTTGCAAGTGCAGTAATGTTTTCTTCATTTCCTCATCTGGTACCGTATCTGATCCTTCTCTCCAGTCCTTTCCGTGGAGGAACTTCTCCCCTCACCAATACAATGGTTGCTGATTTCAGCCCAAGCGACCAACTCTCCCGGTCGTTCAGTCTTCTCTATCTGGGGACGAACATTGGAGTGGCCCTTGGTCCTGTTGCAGCTTCCTTTCTCTATGCACGTTCGATTGTATTGCTCTTTGTATTTTCCTCTTTCCTGATTTTCCTCTCTACACTCCTGTTGTTGCGTGGAATCCCGAAGAGTGAAACCCTCTATACCAAGGAAACTGCCACTACTGCCAAGAAGCTTCGGATGCCTCCCATCCTGATACTCTTTTTGATTTTGTTTGCCCTCTACGGCCTTGCCTATGCCCAGAATACCTTTACCCTGCCTCTCCAGTTTGCTTCCCTGTATGGGGAGGTGCTTGGTTCAAGTCGTTATGCATTGCTGATGACAATAAATGCAGTGACTGTATTGGTTGCAACGGCCTTCCTCACCACATGGACGCATAGACTTGGACAACTCCCTTCCATGGCGATCGCCATGCTGTTCTATGTCGTTGGGTATGGGATGTACGCTGGTTGTACTGTCTTTCCTCTTTTCCTGGTCGCAACATGTATCTGGACCTTTGGGGAGATTCTGATGGCAACCAATGCCAATGTGTTTGTGAATGCCTATGCGCCTCCCTCTCTTCGTTCGAGGTGTAACTCATCACTTACCATTGCATCCAGTCTTGGCCACTCCATTGCCCCAACAGGCGGGGGGTTGTTGCTGGCAGTGAGCGGATATAGCCAGCTCTGGGGTATATCGGCAGGGCTTTGTTTTCTCCTTGGGTGCGGTTATATTGCACTAAATAAATACTTAAAGAGCTGA
- the gdhA gene encoding NADP-specific glutamate dehydrogenase yields MYTLESVMKELERKNPAEPEFIQAVSEVVESVLDVVNENPVYEKHRILERMTEPDRVYTFRVEWEDDEGNLQVNRGYRVQFNNAIGPYKGGLRFHSSVTLGTLKFLGFEQTLKNSLTTLPMGGGKGGSDFNPRGKSDSEILRFCRSFMTELQKYIGPETDVPAGDIGVGAREIGFLYGQYKRIRGENTGVLTGKGLGFGGSLVRPEATGYGTMYFAQAMLETHQDSLEGKRISLSGFGNVAWGAAMKATELGAKVVAISGPDGYIYDEEGVGTPEKWAFMQYLRSSNNDVVAPYAERFGAKFVAGKKPWEVPVDLAFPCAIQNELDKEDAKSLVANGVKYVVETSNMGCTADAATYFIEQRIPYAPGKAANAGGVAVSGLEMSQNAMHLSWSAEEVDEKLKGIMGKIHQSCILEGWEEDGYINYVKGANIAGFKKVADTMVQLGY; encoded by the coding sequence ATGTATACCCTTGAATCAGTAATGAAAGAACTGGAGAGAAAGAATCCCGCCGAACCTGAGTTCATCCAGGCAGTCAGCGAGGTAGTGGAAAGTGTCCTCGACGTGGTCAATGAGAATCCTGTCTATGAAAAGCATCGGATTCTCGAGAGAATGACCGAACCCGACCGGGTATACACCTTTCGAGTCGAGTGGGAGGATGATGAAGGAAATCTTCAAGTAAATCGTGGATATCGTGTTCAATTCAATAATGCAATCGGACCTTATAAGGGCGGTCTCCGTTTCCACTCCAGTGTTACCCTCGGCACACTGAAGTTCCTTGGTTTTGAACAGACACTGAAGAACAGTCTTACCACGCTCCCCATGGGTGGTGGTAAGGGAGGTAGTGATTTTAATCCACGTGGCAAGAGCGACAGTGAAATTCTCCGCTTCTGTCGTTCTTTCATGACTGAGTTGCAGAAATATATCGGCCCTGAGACAGACGTCCCTGCTGGGGATATTGGGGTAGGAGCTCGTGAGATTGGTTTTCTCTATGGGCAGTATAAGCGTATCAGGGGAGAGAATACGGGGGTTTTGACCGGGAAGGGCCTTGGCTTTGGGGGGTCTCTGGTTCGTCCTGAGGCTACAGGCTATGGAACCATGTACTTTGCCCAGGCTATGCTTGAGACGCATCAAGATAGCTTGGAAGGAAAACGAATCTCCCTCAGTGGGTTCGGGAACGTTGCTTGGGGAGCTGCCATGAAGGCGACTGAATTGGGAGCCAAGGTAGTTGCGATCAGTGGTCCTGATGGATATATCTATGACGAAGAGGGAGTAGGTACTCCTGAGAAGTGGGCCTTCATGCAGTATCTTCGTTCTTCAAACAATGATGTGGTTGCTCCCTATGCTGAACGGTTTGGAGCGAAATTCGTTGCAGGAAAGAAGCCTTGGGAAGTCCCTGTTGATCTTGCATTCCCCTGTGCCATCCAGAACGAGTTAGATAAGGAAGATGCAAAATCCCTTGTTGCGAATGGGGTCAAATATGTTGTTGAGACTTCAAATATGGGTTGTACGGCTGATGCAGCAACCTACTTCATTGAGCAACGTATACCCTATGCCCCAGGCAAGGCTGCCAATGCAGGAGGGGTTGCTGTAAGTGGACTCGAGATGAGTCAGAATGCCATGCATCTTTCCTGGAGTGCTGAAGAGGTCGATGAGAAGTTGAAGGGTATTATGGGAAAAATCCATCAATCATGTATCTTGGAAGGCTGGGAAGAGGATGGGTATATCAACTATGTGAAGGGAGCAAATATTGCTGGCTTCAAGAAGGTTGCCGATACCATGGTGCAACTCGGCTATTAA